Proteins found in one Sardina pilchardus chromosome 11, fSarPil1.1, whole genome shotgun sequence genomic segment:
- the LOC134095538 gene encoding uncharacterized protein LOC134095538: protein MKFKVNTNGKTDQKQALFIFDFCRTGSQTGAHVMVQPGLKRRTSIASTTTAVSWRNMDQVQYNLFRKSKRVSLREEDMTVLKLSRIFQVSVDSLYLTDDANVAIFASDSSGMFSSLDLCPRGHYEVHGEDDVAAPGSSTGQRFAFSRPPTSTVTSGSLLGAAALPRASNKTFQRSVYLAEALSGKLSVSRMVMVRFSEAEASPQGIAAKVKEAIGSPENLILTDSQGNAIVESEGTTGSPYWRQNARKVLAVPEKDFTDLQGTKRRRMSRKNEEVGGIAEVTEKIEELVLASQSLPDVTSAIRELTDLAAVKRLTLTQSQLQAIKHGFSCAICLKLMTDPIFTQCCQTLIGCKTCVEEWHRNSDTCAKCRGSVEGDSMFEVKGLSEALSVLRSLFEEE from the exons atgaaattcaAAGTCAACACAAACGGAAAAACGGACCAAAAACAAGCATTATTCATTTTTGATTTTTGTCGCACCGGAAGTCAGACAGGAGCACATGTCATGGTCCAACCGGGACTGAAGAGGAGGACTAGCATAGCATCGACGACTACAGCAGTGAGTTGGAGAAATATGGATCAAGTTCAATACAATTTATTCAGGAAGAGTAAGCGGGTAAGCTTGCGTGAAGAGGACATGACGGTCCTCAAGTTGAGCAGGATCTTTCAG GTCTCCGTTGACAGTCTGTACCTTACAGACGACGCCAATGTGGCGATATTTGCCAGCGATTCGTCAGGAATGTTCAGCTCACTGGACCTGTGTCCAAGGGGGCATTATGAAGTCCACGGGGAGGACGATGTCGCCGCCCCAGGATCAAGTACGGGGCAACGCTTTGCCTTCTCAAGGCCTCCGACTAGTACAGTGACCAGTGGCTCACTGCTGGGTGCCGCTGCTCTCCCCAGAGCCTCAAACAAAACGTTTCAAAG ATCCGTGTACCTCGCTGAGGCTCTTAGCGGCAAGCTCAGTGTGAGCCGGATGGTCATGGTGAGATTTTCGGAAGCTGAGGCCTCTCCTCAGGGGATCGCTGCCAAAGTGAAGGAAGCCATTGGGAGTCCGGAGAATTTGATTTTGACGGATTCTCAGGGGAATGCTATTGTGGAATCGGAGGGAACAACAG GGTCACCTTATTGGAGACAAAATGCCAGAAAAGTTCTTGCTGTCCCAGAAAAAGACTTCACAGACCTGCAGGGCACcaagaggaggagaatgag CCGGAAAAACGAAGAGGTTGGAGGCATTGCCGAGGTCACAGAAAAAATTGAAGAGCTGGTTCTTGCATCTCAGAGTCTCCCGGATGTTACATCAGCAATCAGGGAGCTCACCGATCTGGCTGCAGTTAAAAGACTGACCCTGACTCAATCACAGCTACAGGCCATTAAGCATGGGTTCTCTTGTGCTATTTGCTTGA AGTTGATGACAGATCCAATCTTCACGCAGTGTTGCCAAACCCTCATTGGCTGCAAAACTTGCGTGGAGGAGTGGCATAGGAACTCCGACACCTGTGCAAAATGTAGGGGAAGTGTTGAAGGAGACAGCATGTTTGAAGTTAAGGGCCTATCAGAGGCACTGTCTGTCCTGAGGTCTCTTTTTGAAGAGGAGTAA